Part of the Kineococcus aurantiacus genome, GGCGCGGTCCGCGTCCTCGGCGATGCGCAGGACCCCGCCGTCGGCGCCCTGGACGCCGCCCTCAACGGCACCGCCGTCCTCGACGACGGCGACTCCCGCACCGCCGCGTGGCCGCTGTGGGTCTCCGACCGCGTCGTCGGCGCCCTCGGCCTGTCCTGGCGCAGCCCCCGCCGGCTGTCCGCCGAGGACACCGACGTCCTCACCGCCCTCGCGGCCTCCACCGCCCAGGCCCTGGACCGCGTCCGCGCCACCCAGGCCGAGCGGGCCGCCGCCACCGCCGTGCGCGCCATGGCCGAGACCCTGCAGCGCAGCCTGCTGACCGCCGCGCCGCAACCGGACCACCTCGAGATCGCCGTCCGCTACCTGCCCGCCGCCGAGCACGCCCAGGTCGGCGGCGACTGGCACGACGCCTTCCTCACCGCCGCCGGCACCGCCTGCCTCGTCATCGGCGACGTCACCGGCCACGACCAGGACGCCGCCGCCGCCATGGGGCAGGTCCGCAACCTGCTGCGCGGCATCGGCTACTCCCTGGAGGTGTCCCCGGCCGCGGCGCTCGCGGCCCTGGACCGCGCCATGCGCGACCTCGGCGTGGGGGCCCTGGCGACGGGCGTCCTGGCCACCGTCGAACCCCTGGAGGGTTCCTCGCACTGGCGGCTGCGCTGGTCGAACGCGGGCCACCCGCCGCCGCTGGTCGTCTCCCCCGACGGGGCCGTGGAGATGCTGCGCACGAGCCCGGACCTGCTGCTGGGGCTGGAGGCCGGGTTCCCGCGCGCCGACCACGTGCACGGCCTGCCGCCGGGGGCGACGGTCCTGCTGTTCACCGACGGGCTCGTCGAGCGCCGCGGCGCCGGCCTCGACGACGGGCTGGCGTGGCTGGCCGAGACGGCGACGGGATTCGCGGGCATGTCCCCGGCGGAGATCTGCGACCACGTGCTGGGCCTCGTGGCCGGTCACGCCGAGGACGACGTGGCCGTCCTGGCCGTGCGGGTGCGGCCCGAGCCGCTCACCGACCTCGTCGTCGTCCCGTCCTGAGGCGCGGCCGCGGCGGGGGCGCGGCGTACCCGCCGTCGGCCAGCCCGGCCCAGCGCTCGAAGACGTTGCGGTGCGGCAGGTTGCGCGTCAGGAGGGCGTTCAGCCCGTAGAGGGCCAGGAAGGGGACCGTCCCGAGCAGGGCGTACTGGTCGGCGTGCCGCAGCTCGTGGCGCCGGCGCACGGGGCCGCCCAGGTCGCCGTGCAGCCAGACGTTCCCGACGGTGGTGCCGCCGCGGCCGTAGGTGCCGCGCGGCATCCCCGAGGCCTCGACGAACAGGTCGCCGCCGACGGTGAGGGTGGCGCCGTGGTGGCGCGCCCAGACCAGGGCCAGGGCGCTGACGGGGAGGTTGCGTGCGGCCCGGTAGAGGACCCACACCCCCCGAACGCGAAAGTACCGTCGGCCCACGGGGCCGACGGTACTCCACAGAGCGGACGACGAGACTCGAACTCGCGACCCTAACCTTGGCAAGGTTATGCGCTACCAACTGCGCTACGTCCGCAACGTGCGAGGACGACTCTACACGCTCACGCGGGGTGGTCGGCACCGCCGTCACCCGTCCGCCTCAGTCGGCGGTGGACAGCACCTTGCGGGCGAAAGTGGCCGCGCGCTCGCGCAGCGCCTCCTGGCGCTGGGACACGCTCAGCCCCGGGTCCGGCTTCAGCCGCGGCGTCGCGCGCAGGACGCGCACGTTGTCGGCGCACGCGAGGTCGGTGCAGGCGTACGTCCCCACGGTGTTCAGCTTCCGGCCGGACTCCCCGGCGCGGGCGGCGACGAACAGGCTCACCTCGCCGGGGGAGCGGGTGGTGCGGCACAGGTCGCACATGGCGGTGGCCCGCACGCCCTTCCCGGGCGTCGCGCGCAGGGCCAGGCCGACGACGGCCTCACCCAGCGGCACCAGGAGCCAGCCCCGCTCGGGGGCCTTGGGGTCGCGCCAGCCCACGACCTCGCGGACGGGGTCGGTGCCGTGGACCCAGTCGGGGACGCGCATGCGGTGCGCCTCGCCGCGGGTGCAGTTCGTCATCGTCGAGCGGATGGCCTCGTCGGTCAGGTGACCGGCGTCCAGGGCCGTCGTTGCCTGTGACACGTTCTCTCCCTCGGAGGAAAAACCCGACCGAGGGTACGCCCGTCAGAGGGCCGTCTCGAAACTGCCGGTCGCCTCGAAGGTCCGCGTGCAGCCCTCCACCGCGCCCGGCAGCCGGTCGGCCGGGACGGGGCGGGAGAAGTAGTAGCCCTGCGCGGTGTCGCACCCCACGGCCTGCAGCGCGCGGACCTGGGAGGCCTGCTCGACGCCCTCGGCCACGACCTTCAGCCCGAAGCTGCGCGCCGCGCCCACGACGAGGCGGACGAGCTCGACGGTGCGCGGGTCCTCGGAGTCGACGAAGCTGCGGTCGATCTTCAGGACGTCGACGGGCACCCGGGCCAGCTGCCCGAAGGACGTGTAGCCCGTCCCGAAGTCGTCGATGGCGACCGCGACCCCCAGGGAGCGCAGCTCCTCCAGGCGCGCCCACGCCGCGTCGTCCTCGACCATGACGGTCTCGGTGACCTCCAGCGTGAGCCGGTCCGGGGCGGTGCCGGCGGCCTCCAGGGCCGAGCGCACGTCCTGGACCAGGCGCGGGGAGCGCAGGTGCCGCCCGGAGATGTTTACGGCGACGCGCAGACCCGCCCCCGGGCCCCCGGCCGCGTCGAGCCGGGCCAGCTGGGCCAGCGACGTCCGCAGCGCCCAGCGGCCCAGGTCGCAGATGAGGTCCGAACCCTCGGCGACGGGGATGAACGCGCCGGGCGGGACGAGCCCCTGCCCGGGCTTCTCCCACCGCACCAGCGCCTCGACGCTGCGCACCCGGCCGGTGTCGAGGTCGGTGACCGGCTGGTAGTGCAGGACGAGCTCGTCGTGGGCCAGGGCGTGCCGCAGCCCCTCCTCGACCGCGGCCTGGGCGGCCAGGGCGGCGCGCAGGTCGTCGTCGTAGACCTCGACGCGGCCGCGGCCGGCGTTCTTGGCGCGGTAGGCCGCCGTGTGCGCCTCCTGGAGCAGGCGGTCGGCCCCGTCGGCGCCGGGCACGACGTCCAGGCGGCTCACCGCCACCCCGACGCTGGCCCCGATGACGGCCTGCGACTCGGCCGAACCGGGCAGCGGGATGGGCCGGGACACGGTCTCGATGAGGGACTGGCCGAACCCCAGCAGCCCCACCTCGTCCTGGACGGGCTCGACGAGGACGACGAACTCGTCGCCGCCGAGCCGCGCGACGACGTCGGTGCCGCGGACGCGCTCGCGCAGGCGCTGCGCCACGGACCGCAGGACGGCGTCGCCGGCCAGGTGGCCCAGGGAGTCGTTGACGGTCTTGAACTGGTCGAGGTCGATGAACAGCAGCCCGACGCGGTCGCCGCTGCGGTGGGCCCGGCGCAGCGCGCGGTCCACCTGCGCCAGCGCCTCGGCGCGGTTGGGCAGCGCCGTCAGCGCGTCGTGGGTGGCCTGGTGGGCCATCTCCTGCTGCAGCTCCTCGCGCTCGCGCACGGCGCCGACGATCTGCTGCACGGACGCGTGCACGACCCGGCCCAGCGGCCCGCCGACGGGGCGCTGGAGGATCGCGTCGTCGAGGTCGCCGTCGGCGACGGCCTGGGCCTGGGCCTGCACCGAGCGCAGGCTGGCGACCGCCGCGCCGAGACCGCGGGCGACGACGCGCGCCTCCTGGGGGCCCTCGACGGCCACGTCGACGAGCTCGCCGCGGCTGATGGAGCCGGCGGCGTCGGCCAGCCGGGCCAGCGGACCGCCGATGGAACGGCTCGTGACGAGGCTGCCGCCGACGGACAGGACCAGCAGGGCCGCGGTGATCGCGGCGTACTTCACGAGCTCGTCGCGGGCCTGGGCGCGGTAGGACTCCGCGGCCCGGACGGCCTCGCCCGCGGCGGTGTCCAGCACGGTGCGCAGGGCGTCGTCGCGCCCGATCACGGCCGTGCTCAGCGCCAGCAGGGCCGCCGAGGCCGGGACGGTGCGCTCGTCGGAGGCGACGGCCGCGATGAGGGTCCTGTCGACGAGCTGGCTGTCGGGGACGGCGAGCGCGGCGGTCCAGGCCGAGCGCACGGCGGCCTGCCGGGAGGTCGACACCCCCTCGGAGGCGACCTGGAAACCGGCCCAGCTGCGCAGGAACAGCTGCCGGGCCGGGGCCTCGGCCCCGGGGGCCGCGGACAGGTAGCCCAGGAGGTAGGGCACCTCCTCGCCGGCCAGGGTGGTGGCGCTCGCGGCCTGCTGCAGGTCGGTGACGGCGCTCTCCAGGCCCTGGTCCCCGCCCTCGGCGGCCGCGGTGGCCAGGTGGGCGTCGACGGCCTGGCTGAGCTGCTCGACGAGGTACCGGTACTTGTCGAACAGCTGCCGGTTGTTCGTCTCGCGCTCGCCGGGGGTCTGGCCGGCGCCCCAGGAGGCGCGGACGGCGGCGAGGCGGTCGGCGGAGGCCTGCACCTCGTCGCGGGCGAGGGGGTCGGTGGTGGCGGCGGCGACGGCGGTGTCGGTCCGGGCGACGGCTCCCCGGTAGAGGGTGTCCAGGCTGACGCTGAGGTCGTCGCGCTCGGCGGTGGTGCCGCCGCTGACGCTGAGGTCGAGCAGCTCGACGCTGGAGACCAGCGGGATGGCCTCCTCGGACACGCGGGCGCGCACCTCGTCGAGGGCGATGGCGGCGCGCACCTGGCGCACGGCGTCCTCGGCGGCCTGGACGCGCTGGAAGCGGTGGACCACGAGGATCGAGGCGAAGGCGGAGAACCCGAGCACGGGGACGAGGACGAGGACGAGCAACCTGCTGCGCAGGCTGATCGTGCGTCGCTCTCGCTGCTCCGGGGTGTCCGCCACGCGAGAGGGATCGACCGTTCGGACGGATCTCCTGAGCACCGGGGGGGTCCGGGGGACCGGGCGTCCCCCGGACGGCCCAGCGGCGGCCGGGGGACCGGCCCCGCCCGGGGGCCGGTCGGCGGGGCGGGAGCGGCTGGGCCGCACGCCGGATTGTGCGGGCGCCGGGCAGGCGGCACACTCATCCGGCAGCCGGATTCTTCTAGAAGATGCGTCGATGCGTCGGGAGGTGGGCCGTGGGCGCTGAGGGACCCCCCGCCCTCACGCGCGTCCTGGCGGGCGCTGCCGTGGGCGTCGCCGTCACCGACCTGCGCGGGCGGGTGCTGGAGGCCAACGCCGCGTTCGCCGCGCTGCTGCACCTGCCGGCCGGGGAGCTGGTCGGTGCCGGGGCCGGCGACCTGCTGTCCCAGGGCTCGCCCCCCGGCCGCGGCGCGGACCCCGCCGGTGTCCTGGACGGCGTCGTGGAGGACCTCCTCGCGGGCGTGGCCGTCGTCACCACGGACCTGCTCGTGCGCCGCCGCGACGGCACCGCCCTGCGCGGCCAGGCGCTGTGCGCGCTGTCCACCACCGACGACGGCGACCCGGTCGTCGTGCTCCAGCTGGTCGACACCGACCAGCGCGGTCACCACCGCCCCCCGGGCGACCACGACCCCGTGACCCACCTGCGCAGCCGTGCGGCGGTCGTGGCCGATCTGACGGCCCGGCTGCGCACCCGCGACGGGCTGCTGGGCGTCGTCGCCTGCGACCTGGACCGCTTCCGCGTCGTCAACGAGAGCCTCGGTCACGCCGTCGGCGACGAGGTGCTCGTGGGCGTGGCGCGCCGGCTCGTGGCCGGGGTGCGCTTCGGCGACGTCGTGGCCCGGCTCGGCGACGACGAGTTCCTCGTGCTCCTGCCCGGCCTGGCCGACGTCGAGGAGGCCGTCGACGTCGCGCACCGGCTCACCCGCGGCCTGGCGGCCCCGATGCTGGTGGACGTGCCCGGGGGGCAGCAGGAGATCCGCTGCGCCGTGAGCACCGGGCTCGTCGTGGTGGACCTGCGGGCCGACTGCCCGGCGGGCCCGCCGCTGGACGCCGCGACGCTGCTGCGGGACGCCAACACCGCCCTGGACGCCGCCAAGGCCGCCGGTGGCGGCTGCTGCCGGGTTTTCACGGGGGCGATGCGCGAGCGCGCCGTGCGCCGGCTCACCGTGGAGAACGACCTGCGCCGCGCCCTGGAGCACGGCGAGCTGCGCGTGCACTACCAGCCCGTCGTGGCCCTGCGCGACGGCCACCGCACGGGGTTCGAGGCCCTCGTGCGCTGGGACCACCCGCACCGCGGGCTGCTGCTGCCGGGGCAGTTCCTCGACGTGGCCGAGGAGTGCGGCCTGGTGACAGCCATCGACGCCGCCGTCCTGGACGAGGCGCTGGGCTTCCTGGTCCGCCACCCGGGCACCCGGGTGGCCGTGAACACCTCCGCGCGCCGCCTGGACGGGACGTTCGCGACGGCCGTCGCCCGCGGCCTGCGGCAGCGGGCGCTGTCCCCGTCCCGGCTGTCGGTGGAACTGCTGGAGACCTCCCTCGTCTCCGGCGACGCCGTGACCGAGCGGGAGCTGCGCGACCTGGCCCGCCTCGGCGTGCCCGTCCTCCTCGACGACTTCGGCACGGGCTACTCGGCCCTGTCGTACCTGCGGCGGCTGCCCGTCACCGGCCTCAAGCTCGACCGGTCGTTCGTCGCCGACCTGCCCGACGACCCCGGCTCGGACCGCATCGCCGCCGCCGTCGTGGGCCTGGCGGGCAGCTTCGGGCTCAGCTCCGTGTGCGAGGGCGTGGAGACCGCGGCCCAGGCCGAGCACCTGGCCGCGCAGGGCTGGGAGTCCGCGCAGGGCTTCCACTTCGGCGTCCCGGCCCCGGAGGAGCGCTGGTTCCCGCGCGCCGCGGCCGGGGCGGGGGGCGGCCTGGCCCGCGTCCCCGCCTGATGGGGGTCCGCAACGTCCTCGTGGAGGGGGTCTCCGGCACGGGGAAGACGTCGGTGGCCACCGAGCTGCAGCGCCGGGGCTTCCACGTCGTCCACGGCGACCGGGAGCTGGCGCACCAGGCCGACCCGGTGACGGGGGAGCCGACGGGCGGGCCCGCCCGGCACGAGCACCACGTGTGGCCCGTGGACGCCGTCCGGCGGATCGCGGCCGACCGCTCACGACCGGTGACGTTCTTCTGCGGGGGGTCGCGGAACTGGGCGCGGTTCCTCGACGTGTTCGACGTCGTCGTGGTCCTCACCGTCGACGCCGCGACCCTGCAGCGGCGGCTGGCGGCGCGGGCCGGGACCGACGAGTGGGGTGCGACGGCCGAGCAGCGGGAGCGCTCGCGCCGGCTGCACGCCACGCAGGAGGACGTCCCCGCGGTCGGGGTGCGCGTCGACGCGACGAGGCCGCTGGCGGAGGTCGTCGACGAGGTCCTGGCCCTGGCGGCCGCCGGGGCGTGAGCCTCAGCGCCGGCCGCGGCGCGACCCGTCGTAGGCGGGTTCGCGCAGGCGGCGCCAGCGGGGCGGCACCTCCAGCCCCGGCACCGCGTGGCGCACGGGCTCGAAGGTCAGCGGCTCGTCGCCCGCGTCCCCGTCGCGCAGGTGCAGCTCCGCGAACGGCCGCCACGGCCCCCGCGTGGTGGCGACGGCGAGCAGGAACCGGCCGCCGACCTCCCGGGCCCCCACGAGCAGCCGCCCGCGCGGGGTCGTGAACGCCTCGATGCTGGAGTACACGACGGAGCCGGTGCCGCGGCGCGGGAACGGCACCCGCCGGCCCAGGGTCGTCGCCAGCAGCAGGTCCCAGGGGTCCCCGTCGGGGGACTGGACCCGCAGCGCCAGGCCCAGCACGTCCGGCAGCGGGGCGGGCAGCCCGGCGCCGCGGGAGAACCGCACGACGGCGCGGTCCTCGCCGGGTTCGTCGACCCACGCCACGCCCGTCGCGGGCCGCAGCCCGTGGCGCACCAGGGTGCCCGCGTGGACCTCCCCGCGCGGGTGCAGCACCTTGGTGCCGCGCACGGC contains:
- a CDS encoding SpoIIE family protein phosphatase, with the translated sequence MCWGPDLTMVYNQPYAEMIPGKHPQALGRPVSEVFPEAWDDLEPLFAQALTGEAVWFEDLPLVLDLRGHLEETFFTFSYSPVRDDDGRIAGVMDIAVETTRQVQDHRRLELLTRLGDLASELAPPAELAGKALDVLATAPLDLPAADLQLPGQTPRLPPPPAPLRPREVLVREQPDGGPLAWVRVPAALGGESPGVLAARLSDLVPVDAAYRDFLRLVAATVGDALSAAASYEAERRRADLQQWQAQRLAGLVAVAQALPSVDTEADVLRVLGRGAAALLGADGIVLGVLEEGAVRVLGDAQDPAVGALDAALNGTAVLDDGDSRTAAWPLWVSDRVVGALGLSWRSPRRLSAEDTDVLTALAASTAQALDRVRATQAERAAATAVRAMAETLQRSLLTAAPQPDHLEIAVRYLPAAEHAQVGGDWHDAFLTAAGTACLVIGDVTGHDQDAAAAMGQVRNLLRGIGYSLEVSPAAALAALDRAMRDLGVGALATGVLATVEPLEGSSHWRLRWSNAGHPPPLVVSPDGAVEMLRTSPDLLLGLEAGFPRADHVHGLPPGATVLLFTDGLVERRGAGLDDGLAWLAETATGFAGMSPAEICDHVLGLVAGHAEDDVAVLAVRVRPEPLTDLVVVPS
- a CDS encoding FBP domain-containing protein; amino-acid sequence: MSQATTALDAGHLTDEAIRSTMTNCTRGEAHRMRVPDWVHGTDPVREVVGWRDPKAPERGWLLVPLGEAVVGLALRATPGKGVRATAMCDLCRTTRSPGEVSLFVAARAGESGRKLNTVGTYACTDLACADNVRVLRATPRLKPDPGLSVSQRQEALRERAATFARKVLSTAD
- a CDS encoding putative bifunctional diguanylate cyclase/phosphodiesterase — encoded protein: MADTPEQRERRTISLRSRLLVLVLVPVLGFSAFASILVVHRFQRVQAAEDAVRQVRAAIALDEVRARVSEEAIPLVSSVELLDLSVSGGTTAERDDLSVSLDTLYRGAVARTDTAVAAATTDPLARDEVQASADRLAAVRASWGAGQTPGERETNNRQLFDKYRYLVEQLSQAVDAHLATAAAEGGDQGLESAVTDLQQAASATTLAGEEVPYLLGYLSAAPGAEAPARQLFLRSWAGFQVASEGVSTSRQAAVRSAWTAALAVPDSQLVDRTLIAAVASDERTVPASAALLALSTAVIGRDDALRTVLDTAAGEAVRAAESYRAQARDELVKYAAITAALLVLSVGGSLVTSRSIGGPLARLADAAGSISRGELVDVAVEGPQEARVVARGLGAAVASLRSVQAQAQAVADGDLDDAILQRPVGGPLGRVVHASVQQIVGAVREREELQQEMAHQATHDALTALPNRAEALAQVDRALRRAHRSGDRVGLLFIDLDQFKTVNDSLGHLAGDAVLRSVAQRLRERVRGTDVVARLGGDEFVVLVEPVQDEVGLLGFGQSLIETVSRPIPLPGSAESQAVIGASVGVAVSRLDVVPGADGADRLLQEAHTAAYRAKNAGRGRVEVYDDDLRAALAAQAAVEEGLRHALAHDELVLHYQPVTDLDTGRVRSVEALVRWEKPGQGLVPPGAFIPVAEGSDLICDLGRWALRTSLAQLARLDAAGGPGAGLRVAVNISGRHLRSPRLVQDVRSALEAAGTAPDRLTLEVTETVMVEDDAAWARLEELRSLGVAVAIDDFGTGYTSFGQLARVPVDVLKIDRSFVDSEDPRTVELVRLVVGAARSFGLKVVAEGVEQASQVRALQAVGCDTAQGYYFSRPVPADRLPGAVEGCTRTFEATGSFETAL
- a CDS encoding EAL domain-containing protein, translated to MGAEGPPALTRVLAGAAVGVAVTDLRGRVLEANAAFAALLHLPAGELVGAGAGDLLSQGSPPGRGADPAGVLDGVVEDLLAGVAVVTTDLLVRRRDGTALRGQALCALSTTDDGDPVVVLQLVDTDQRGHHRPPGDHDPVTHLRSRAAVVADLTARLRTRDGLLGVVACDLDRFRVVNESLGHAVGDEVLVGVARRLVAGVRFGDVVARLGDDEFLVLLPGLADVEEAVDVAHRLTRGLAAPMLVDVPGGQQEIRCAVSTGLVVVDLRADCPAGPPLDAATLLRDANTALDAAKAAGGGCCRVFTGAMRERAVRRLTVENDLRRALEHGELRVHYQPVVALRDGHRTGFEALVRWDHPHRGLLLPGQFLDVAEECGLVTAIDAAVLDEALGFLVRHPGTRVAVNTSARRLDGTFATAVARGLRQRALSPSRLSVELLETSLVSGDAVTERELRDLARLGVPVLLDDFGTGYSALSYLRRLPVTGLKLDRSFVADLPDDPGSDRIAAAVVGLAGSFGLSSVCEGVETAAQAEHLAAQGWESAQGFHFGVPAPEERWFPRAAAGAGGGLARVPA
- a CDS encoding AAA family ATPase, with protein sequence MGVRNVLVEGVSGTGKTSVATELQRRGFHVVHGDRELAHQADPVTGEPTGGPARHEHHVWPVDAVRRIAADRSRPVTFFCGGSRNWARFLDVFDVVVVLTVDAATLQRRLAARAGTDEWGATAEQRERSRRLHATQEDVPAVGVRVDATRPLAEVVDEVLALAAAGA